One window of the Archangium primigenium genome contains the following:
- a CDS encoding phosphoadenylyl-sulfate reductase — MLTDGPARRYYQPAMSIAPVAAAFALSSDELQAVAGALREAPAEEILAWVERRFGARAAIASSFGAEDMVLIDLARRHAPSVRLFTLDTGRLPPETYEVMDVVRRRYGLEVETFFPERARVEALESTQGYFSFKESIAERKACCALRKVEPLGRALAGREAWLTGMRRDQSVTRTEVGAVEVDAAHGLIKVNPLVRWGSRDVWAYIQANGVPYNTLHDRGYPSIGCAPCTRAVKPYEDERAGRWWWESPDNKECGLHVKRP; from the coding sequence ATGTTGACGGACGGCCCTGCCCGGCGCTACTACCAGCCAGCCATGTCGATCGCCCCCGTTGCCGCTGCTTTCGCTTTGTCCTCCGACGAACTCCAGGCCGTCGCGGGCGCGCTGCGGGAAGCCCCCGCGGAGGAGATCCTCGCCTGGGTGGAGCGGCGGTTCGGCGCCCGCGCGGCCATCGCCTCGAGCTTCGGCGCCGAGGACATGGTGCTCATCGACCTGGCGCGCCGGCACGCCCCGAGCGTGCGCCTGTTCACGCTGGACACGGGACGCCTGCCGCCGGAGACGTACGAGGTGATGGACGTGGTGCGCCGGCGCTACGGGCTGGAAGTCGAGACGTTCTTCCCGGAGCGCGCGCGGGTGGAGGCGCTGGAGTCCACCCAGGGCTACTTCTCCTTCAAGGAGAGCATCGCGGAGCGCAAGGCCTGCTGTGCCCTGCGCAAGGTGGAGCCCCTGGGCCGGGCGCTCGCGGGCCGCGAGGCGTGGCTCACGGGGATGCGGCGCGACCAGTCCGTCACCCGCACGGAGGTGGGGGCGGTGGAGGTCGACGCGGCCCATGGGCTGATCAAGGTCAATCCGCTCGTGCGCTGGGGGAGCCGGGACGTCTGGGCCTACATCCAGGCGAACGGCGTGCCCTACAACACGCTGCACGATCGCGGCTACCCGTCCATTGGCTGCGCGCCCTGCACGCGCGCGGTGAAGCCGTATGAAGACGAGCGCGCGGGACGCTGGTGGTGGGAGTCCCCGGACAACAAGGAATGTGGCCTGCACGTGAAGCGGCCATGA
- a CDS encoding precorrin-2 dehydrogenase/sirohydrochlorin ferrochelatase family protein: MSTPVDFPVCLRLEGKRVLLVGAGKIADERGQQLVDAGARVRLVAPEVSPRLRQLADAGRLELRERRWSPEDLDAQHLVFVATDDTEVSHRVAAEARARGLWVNTADVPDLCDFTLPSVGRRGPLVVAVSSSGQAPALARLLRERFVAQVEPGHVQLARLSGWLRKRLPRGAARMRLLKQLVEGEAGVLWLRGERRAAWAQVRAAIAEHWGETT, translated from the coding sequence ATGAGCACTCCGGTCGACTTTCCCGTGTGTCTGCGGTTGGAAGGCAAACGGGTCCTGCTGGTGGGGGCGGGGAAGATCGCCGACGAGCGCGGGCAGCAGCTCGTGGACGCGGGGGCGCGGGTCCGGCTGGTGGCGCCCGAGGTGAGCCCGCGGCTGCGCCAGCTCGCGGACGCGGGGCGTCTGGAATTGCGCGAGCGCCGCTGGAGCCCCGAGGACCTGGACGCGCAGCACCTGGTGTTCGTGGCCACGGATGACACCGAGGTGAGCCACCGGGTGGCGGCCGAGGCGCGCGCCCGGGGCCTGTGGGTGAACACGGCGGACGTGCCGGACCTGTGTGACTTCACGCTGCCCTCGGTGGGGCGGCGCGGGCCGCTCGTGGTGGCGGTGTCCAGCTCGGGGCAGGCGCCCGCGCTGGCGCGGCTCCTGCGCGAGCGGTTCGTGGCGCAGGTGGAGCCGGGGCACGTGCAGCTGGCGCGCCTGAGCGGGTGGCTGCGCAAGCGCCTGCCCCGAGGGGCCGCGCGGATGCGGCTGCTCAAGCAGTTGGTGGAGGGCGAGGCGGGGGTGTTGTGGCTGCGCGGTGAGCGCCGGGCCGCGTGGGCCCAGGTGCGCGCCGCGATCGCGGAGCATTGGGGAGAGACGACATGA
- the cobA gene encoding uroporphyrinogen-III C-methyltransferase, which translates to MSEPSQGTVYLVGAGPGDPGLLTLRAARLLAGADTVVYDRLIHPEVLSHARPRARLLFVGKEGGGESVAQEEIHALLIAQARLGRSVVRLKGGDPFVFGRGGEEALALEAAGIPYEVVPGVSSGVAAPAAAGIPVTHRGVSGSVTFATAHRTGPAPDWAHLAGAETLVLFMASGRLESVTHALMAAGRPATQPAAIVEAGTWAHQRVIEATLADIAVRARQEAVGSPALLVVGEVVALRAQLPTLARDAARSEPAETISRGGSGS; encoded by the coding sequence ATGAGCGAGCCCTCGCAGGGCACGGTGTATCTGGTGGGGGCGGGGCCGGGAGATCCGGGCCTGCTCACGCTGCGCGCGGCCCGGCTGCTCGCGGGCGCGGACACGGTGGTGTACGACCGGCTCATCCACCCCGAGGTCCTGTCGCATGCCCGGCCCCGGGCGCGGCTCTTGTTCGTGGGCAAGGAGGGGGGCGGCGAGTCGGTGGCGCAGGAGGAGATCCACGCGCTGCTCATCGCCCAGGCCCGGCTGGGTCGCTCGGTGGTGCGGCTGAAAGGGGGAGACCCCTTCGTCTTCGGCCGCGGCGGCGAGGAGGCCCTGGCCCTGGAGGCGGCGGGCATTCCCTACGAGGTGGTCCCTGGGGTGTCCAGCGGCGTGGCCGCGCCGGCCGCCGCGGGCATCCCCGTCACGCACCGGGGGGTGTCCGGCTCGGTGACGTTCGCCACCGCGCACCGCACCGGACCCGCGCCGGACTGGGCGCACCTGGCCGGGGCGGAGACGCTGGTGTTGTTCATGGCCAGTGGCCGCCTGGAGTCCGTGACGCACGCGCTCATGGCGGCGGGGCGTCCGGCCACCCAGCCCGCGGCGATCGTCGAGGCGGGCACGTGGGCGCACCAGCGGGTCATCGAGGCGACGCTCGCGGACATCGCCGTGCGCGCGCGGCAGGAGGCGGTGGGCTCGCCGGCGCTCCTGGTGGTGGGCGAGGTCGTCGCCCTGCGGGCCCAACTGCCCACGCTCGCCCGGGACGCGGCCCGGAGCGAGCCGGCTGAAACGATTTCTCGAGGTGGAAGCGGGTCATGA
- the cysD gene encoding sulfate adenylyltransferase subunit CysD, protein MSQSLSLAARHSHLSVLEAESIHILRETAAEFANPVMLYSIGKDSQVLLHLARKAFHPAPLPFPLLHVDTTWKFREMYAFRDAFTARHNIRLLVHQNKKALAEGINPFDHGSQKYTHAMKTQSLLEALALHGFDAAFGGARRDEEKSRAKERVYSFRDRHGQWEPRRQRPELWSLYNGRIDAGESMRVFPLSNWTELDVWHYILKENIPVVPLYFAAERPVVSRNGQWIMVDDARMRLRPGEAPVNKRVRFRTLGCYPLSGAVESSATSVEDIITEMTESRVSERQGRLIDHDEEGSMELKKREGYF, encoded by the coding sequence ATGAGTCAATCCCTGTCATTGGCGGCACGGCACTCGCACCTGTCGGTGCTCGAGGCCGAAAGCATTCACATCCTCCGGGAGACGGCGGCCGAGTTCGCCAACCCGGTGATGCTCTACAGCATCGGCAAGGACTCGCAGGTGCTCTTGCACCTGGCGCGCAAGGCCTTCCATCCCGCGCCCCTGCCGTTTCCCCTGCTGCACGTGGACACCACGTGGAAGTTCCGGGAGATGTATGCCTTCCGTGACGCCTTCACGGCGCGCCACAACATCCGCCTGCTCGTGCACCAGAACAAGAAGGCGCTCGCCGAGGGCATCAACCCCTTCGACCATGGCAGCCAGAAGTACACCCACGCCATGAAGACGCAGTCGCTCCTGGAGGCGCTCGCGCTGCATGGCTTCGACGCGGCCTTCGGCGGCGCGCGCCGGGACGAGGAGAAGTCCCGGGCCAAGGAGCGGGTGTATTCCTTCCGCGACCGCCACGGCCAGTGGGAGCCGCGCCGGCAACGGCCGGAGCTGTGGAGCCTCTACAACGGCCGCATCGACGCGGGCGAGAGCATGCGCGTCTTCCCCCTGTCCAACTGGACGGAGCTGGACGTGTGGCACTACATCCTCAAGGAGAACATCCCCGTGGTGCCGCTGTACTTCGCGGCCGAGCGCCCGGTGGTGAGCCGCAATGGCCAGTGGATCATGGTGGATGACGCGCGCATGCGCCTGCGTCCCGGCGAAGCGCCGGTGAACAAGCGCGTGCGCTTTCGCACCCTGGGCTGCTACCCGCTCAGCGGCGCCGTGGAGTCCTCGGCCACCTCGGTCGAGGACATCATCACCGAGATGACCGAGTCGCGCGTGTCCGAGCGGCAGGGCCGGCTCATCGATCACGACGAGGAAGGCTCGATGGAGCTCAAGAAGCGCGAGGGGTACTTCTAA
- a CDS encoding sulfate adenylyltransferase subunit 1 yields MGAEIQQVQETTDVQRFLAEHAEKELLRLVVVGSVDDGKSTLIGRLLYECNGLFEDQVAAVKRASAGGEIDFSLFTDGLRAEREQGITIDVAYRYFSTRRRKVIVADTPGHLQYTRNMATGASTADAAVILVDARLGILPQTRRHAYLASLLGIPYLAVCINKMDLMDFDRAVSERLTTEFEAFARTLGFEQVRYFPISARGGDNITQPSARTPWHDGETLLGWLESLPHQRRQEDASFRFPVQYVLRPDLDYRGFAGQIVSGSVRLGDEVVVYPSQRRTHVASIDTFEGRLDEASAPSSVTLRLTDEVDVSRGDLIALAHQPPPLALQELEAMLVWFGEERLDTSRRYLVKHTSKYVPAHIEQVLWRKELEDLSEVEASTLSLNEIGKVRLVCKRPLACDPYPDNRRTGAFIVVDSLTNDTVAAGMILGGVGGAGGQEARSLVSAEERRARLGQSGAVLLLAGSPEVRDAALRLERTLFEQGRHVVTVRGDAESALALADAGLLAILYTPVPQARLGLAQQLRGAGVPWLELEPSEAVEQQVRRVLDAQEKTS; encoded by the coding sequence ATGGGCGCCGAGATCCAGCAGGTTCAAGAGACGACGGACGTCCAGCGCTTCCTCGCCGAGCACGCGGAGAAGGAATTGTTGCGGCTGGTGGTGGTGGGCTCGGTGGACGACGGCAAGTCCACGCTCATCGGCCGGCTGCTCTACGAGTGCAACGGGCTCTTCGAGGATCAGGTGGCGGCGGTGAAGCGCGCGAGCGCGGGCGGGGAGATCGACTTCTCGCTCTTCACCGACGGCCTGCGCGCCGAGCGCGAGCAGGGCATCACCATCGATGTGGCCTACCGCTACTTCTCCACGCGCCGGCGCAAGGTGATCGTCGCCGACACGCCGGGGCACCTGCAGTACACGCGCAACATGGCCACCGGGGCCTCCACGGCCGACGCCGCCGTCATCCTGGTGGACGCGCGCCTGGGCATCCTCCCGCAGACGCGGCGCCATGCGTACCTGGCCTCGCTGCTGGGCATCCCCTACCTGGCCGTGTGCATCAACAAGATGGACCTGATGGACTTCGACCGCGCGGTGTCCGAGCGGCTCACCACCGAGTTCGAGGCCTTCGCGCGCACGCTCGGCTTCGAGCAGGTGCGCTACTTCCCCATCAGCGCCCGGGGCGGCGACAACATCACCCAGCCGAGCGCCCGCACCCCCTGGCACGACGGCGAGACGCTGCTCGGGTGGCTGGAGTCCCTGCCGCACCAGCGCCGCCAGGAGGACGCCTCCTTCCGCTTCCCCGTGCAGTACGTGCTCCGGCCGGACCTGGACTACCGCGGCTTCGCCGGGCAGATCGTCTCCGGCTCGGTGCGCCTGGGCGACGAGGTGGTGGTGTACCCGTCCCAGCGGCGCACGCACGTCGCTTCCATCGACACCTTCGAGGGCCGGCTCGACGAGGCCAGCGCGCCCTCGTCGGTGACGCTGCGCCTCACCGACGAGGTGGATGTGAGCCGGGGGGATCTCATCGCCCTGGCCCACCAGCCGCCGCCGCTGGCGCTCCAGGAACTGGAGGCCATGCTCGTCTGGTTCGGCGAGGAGCGCCTGGACACCTCGCGCCGCTACCTCGTGAAGCACACCTCCAAATACGTCCCCGCGCACATCGAGCAGGTGCTCTGGCGCAAGGAGCTGGAGGACCTGTCCGAGGTGGAGGCGAGCACCCTGTCGCTCAACGAGATCGGCAAGGTGCGGCTCGTGTGCAAGCGGCCGCTCGCGTGCGACCCCTACCCCGACAACCGGCGCACCGGCGCCTTCATCGTCGTGGACTCGCTCACCAACGACACCGTGGCCGCGGGGATGATCCTCGGGGGCGTGGGCGGGGCGGGTGGCCAGGAAGCGCGCTCGCTCGTGTCCGCCGAGGAGCGGCGCGCGCGGCTGGGCCAGTCCGGCGCCGTCCTCCTGCTCGCGGGCTCGCCCGAGGTGCGTGACGCCGCGCTGCGGCTGGAGCGCACGCTGTTCGAGCAGGGCCGGCATGTCGTCACGGTGCGCGGCGACGCGGAGAGCGCGCTCGCCCTGGCCGACGCGGGCCTGCTCGCCATCCTCTATACCCCCGTGCCCCAGGCGCGGCTGGGTCTGGCCCAACAGCTGCGGGGCGCGGGTGTCCCCTGGTTGGAGCTGGAGCCCTCCGAGGCCGTGGAGCAGCAGGTGCGGCGCGTCCTGGACGCGCAGGAGAAGACGTCTTGA
- a CDS encoding assimilatory sulfite reductase (NADPH) flavoprotein subunit → MSAPVKLATPIGDEKAALLQRLVEGLDASSLTWLSGYFAGLAAQPARATAAPQAPAPQASAQETVTLVYGTQTGNSRLLAERLKRQLEASGVAVRAFRAGEYPVRELKNERLLYVVISTQGDGEPPDDARGFFDFVMSKRAPSLETLRFAVLALGDSSYPKYCEVGRVLDERLAQLGAARLVPRADCDLDFEPTATPWLEQALARAREQVGTPAAGASVTPLHPVSLPPTFSRDNPYPALVLANQRITGRDALKDVRHVELSLEGSGLRYEPGDALGVMARNPPELVDALLTTLRLDGASDATRDGRTQPLARWLSEGLEITRLSRAFLAQHAERSGNAALKALLVPEGGEALRALLASHQVIDLLRAHPGAWSATELVAALRRLTPRLYSIASSQKRVGDEVHLTVARVDYEAFGSRHFGAASSFLSTRAVEQDLVDVFIESNERFRLPADGARDILMIGPGTGVAPFRAFVQERAESGASGRNWLFFGEQHFRSQFLYQLEWQEAVKKGQLHRLDVAFSRDQGQKIYVQHRLREHGREVHAWLEGGASLYVCGEAQRMAPDVHEALVDIYVTHGGKSREDARAHLDSLREQQRYLRDVY, encoded by the coding sequence TTGAGCGCCCCCGTGAAGCTGGCCACGCCCATCGGTGACGAGAAGGCCGCGCTGTTGCAGCGGCTCGTCGAGGGGCTCGATGCCTCGTCGCTCACGTGGCTGAGCGGGTACTTCGCCGGGCTCGCCGCCCAGCCCGCGCGCGCCACCGCCGCGCCCCAGGCCCCGGCACCCCAGGCCTCGGCCCAAGAGACGGTGACGCTCGTCTATGGCACCCAGACGGGCAACAGCCGCCTGCTCGCGGAGCGGCTCAAGCGGCAGCTGGAGGCCTCGGGCGTGGCCGTGCGTGCCTTCCGCGCGGGCGAGTACCCCGTGCGCGAGCTCAAGAACGAGCGGCTGCTCTACGTGGTCATCAGCACCCAGGGGGACGGAGAGCCGCCGGACGACGCGCGCGGGTTCTTCGACTTCGTGATGAGCAAGCGGGCGCCCTCGCTGGAGACGCTGCGCTTCGCGGTGCTGGCGCTCGGCGACTCGAGCTACCCGAAGTACTGCGAGGTCGGCCGCGTCCTCGACGAGCGTCTGGCTCAACTGGGCGCCGCGCGGCTGGTCCCGCGCGCCGACTGCGACCTGGACTTCGAGCCCACCGCCACGCCCTGGCTGGAGCAGGCGCTGGCGCGGGCGCGCGAGCAGGTGGGCACGCCCGCCGCGGGCGCGTCCGTCACGCCGCTGCACCCCGTGTCCCTTCCGCCCACGTTCAGCCGTGACAATCCCTATCCCGCCCTGGTGCTGGCCAACCAGCGCATCACGGGCCGGGACGCGCTCAAGGACGTGCGCCACGTGGAGCTGTCGCTGGAGGGCTCGGGCCTGCGCTACGAGCCGGGCGACGCGCTCGGGGTGATGGCCCGCAACCCGCCGGAGCTGGTCGACGCGCTGCTCACCACGCTCAGGCTGGACGGGGCCTCGGACGCCACCCGGGACGGCCGCACGCAGCCGCTCGCGCGCTGGCTCTCCGAGGGCCTGGAGATCACCAGGCTCAGCCGCGCCTTCCTGGCCCAGCACGCCGAGCGCTCGGGCAACGCGGCCCTCAAGGCGCTGCTCGTGCCCGAGGGCGGCGAGGCCCTGCGCGCGCTGCTCGCGAGCCACCAGGTGATCGACTTGCTCCGGGCCCACCCGGGCGCGTGGAGCGCGACGGAGCTGGTGGCCGCGCTGCGCCGCCTCACGCCGCGCCTGTACTCCATCGCCTCCAGCCAGAAGCGGGTGGGGGACGAGGTGCACCTCACCGTGGCCCGCGTGGACTACGAGGCCTTCGGCTCGCGGCACTTCGGCGCCGCCTCGTCCTTCCTCTCCACGCGAGCGGTCGAGCAGGACCTGGTGGACGTGTTCATCGAGTCCAACGAGCGCTTCCGGCTGCCCGCGGACGGCGCGCGGGACATCCTGATGATCGGCCCCGGCACGGGCGTGGCGCCCTTCCGCGCCTTCGTCCAGGAGCGGGCCGAGTCCGGGGCGAGCGGCCGCAACTGGCTCTTCTTCGGCGAGCAGCACTTCCGCTCGCAGTTCCTCTACCAGTTGGAGTGGCAGGAGGCGGTGAAGAAGGGGCAGCTCCACCGGCTGGACGTGGCGTTCTCGCGGGACCAGGGCCAGAAGATCTACGTGCAGCACCGCCTGCGCGAGCACGGCCGCGAGGTGCATGCGTGGCTGGAGGGCGGCGCGTCGCTCTACGTGTGCGGCGAGGCCCAGCGCATGGCGCCGGACGTGCACGAGGCGCTCGTCGACATCTACGTGACCCACGGTGGCAAGAGCCGGGAGGATGCCCGGGCCCACCTCGATTCGCTGCGCGAGCAGCAGCGCTACCTGCGCGACGTCTACTGA
- the cysI gene encoding assimilatory sulfite reductase (NADPH) hemoprotein subunit, which translates to MRERHPMSKNPTQAPLAEVEHIKAKSRHLRGTLVESLADPLTGAIAPADTQLIKFHGSYQQDDRDIREERRLQKLEPAYSFMIRTRLPGGVCTPTQWLALDQLATTLANGTLRITTRQAFQFHGVLKGDLKSTIAGINATLLDTIAACGDVNRNVMCNPNPVDTRAHAVVQEWTKKLSEHLLPKTRAYYEIWLDEEKVAGGEEEPIYGSTYLPRKFKAAVVVPPLNDVDVFSQDLGFIAILEAGELVGFNVTVGGGMGATHGEKATFPRLADVIGFVPPERMLAVAENVVKVQRDFGDRTNRKHARLKYTIEDRGIAWFVAELEQRLGFTLEPARPFAFEHNGDRFGWTEGHDGKWNLTLFIESGRVADRGEQRHLTGLREIAKVLKGDFRLTPNQNLILAGIAPEDRPAIEALVKAHGLAGFQSASPLRRNALACVALPTCALAMAEAERYLPDFVSLLEQRMEAHGLGRDNLHLRITGCPNGCARPYLAEVALVGKAPGRYNLFLGGDKKGQRLNRLYRENIDEAAILETLESLFAAYAKERLPGEGFGDFTVRAGHVAAPKA; encoded by the coding sequence CTGAGGGAGAGACACCCCATGAGCAAGAACCCGACCCAGGCTCCGCTGGCCGAGGTGGAGCACATCAAGGCCAAGAGCCGCCACCTGCGCGGCACGCTGGTGGAGAGCCTCGCGGACCCCCTCACCGGCGCCATCGCCCCGGCCGACACCCAGCTCATCAAGTTCCACGGCAGCTACCAGCAGGACGACCGGGACATCCGCGAGGAGCGTCGGCTGCAGAAGCTGGAGCCGGCCTACAGCTTCATGATCCGCACCCGCCTGCCCGGCGGCGTGTGCACCCCCACGCAGTGGCTCGCCCTGGATCAGCTCGCCACCACGCTGGCCAACGGCACGCTGCGCATCACCACGCGCCAGGCCTTCCAGTTCCACGGCGTGCTCAAGGGGGACTTGAAGTCCACCATCGCGGGCATCAACGCCACGCTGCTCGACACGATCGCGGCCTGCGGCGACGTCAACCGCAACGTGATGTGCAACCCCAACCCCGTGGACACGCGCGCGCACGCCGTGGTGCAGGAGTGGACGAAGAAGCTGTCCGAGCACCTGCTGCCCAAGACGCGCGCCTACTACGAGATCTGGCTGGACGAGGAGAAGGTCGCCGGCGGCGAGGAGGAGCCCATCTACGGCTCCACGTACCTGCCGCGGAAGTTCAAGGCGGCCGTGGTGGTGCCGCCCCTCAACGACGTGGACGTGTTCTCCCAGGACCTGGGCTTCATCGCCATCCTGGAGGCTGGCGAGCTGGTGGGCTTCAACGTCACGGTGGGCGGCGGCATGGGCGCCACGCACGGCGAGAAGGCGACCTTCCCCCGGCTCGCGGACGTGATCGGCTTCGTTCCTCCCGAGCGCATGCTCGCGGTGGCGGAGAACGTGGTGAAGGTGCAGCGCGACTTCGGCGACCGCACCAACCGCAAGCACGCGCGGCTCAAGTACACCATCGAGGACCGGGGCATCGCGTGGTTCGTCGCGGAGTTGGAGCAGCGGCTCGGCTTCACGCTGGAGCCCGCGCGGCCCTTCGCCTTCGAGCACAATGGCGATCGCTTCGGCTGGACCGAGGGCCATGACGGCAAGTGGAACCTGACGCTCTTCATCGAGAGCGGCCGGGTGGCGGACCGGGGCGAGCAGCGGCACCTCACGGGTCTGCGGGAAATCGCCAAGGTCCTCAAGGGCGACTTCCGGCTCACGCCCAACCAGAACCTCATCCTCGCGGGCATCGCTCCCGAGGACCGTCCCGCCATCGAGGCGCTGGTGAAGGCGCACGGCCTCGCGGGCTTCCAGAGCGCCAGCCCCCTGCGCCGCAACGCGCTGGCGTGCGTGGCGCTGCCCACGTGCGCGCTCGCCATGGCCGAGGCCGAGCGCTACCTGCCGGACTTCGTGAGCCTGCTGGAGCAGCGCATGGAGGCGCACGGGCTCGGCCGGGACAACCTGCACCTGCGCATCACCGGCTGCCCCAACGGGTGCGCCCGGCCCTACCTGGCCGAGGTGGCGCTCGTGGGCAAGGCCCCGGGCCGCTACAACCTGTTCCTCGGCGGCGACAAGAAGGGCCAGCGGCTCAACCGGCTCTACCGCGAGAACATCGACGAGGCGGCCATCCTGGAGACGCTGGAGTCGTTGTTCGCCGCGTACGCCAAGGAGCGGCTGCCGGGCGAGGGCTTCGGCGACTTCACCGTGCGCGCCGGGCACGTCGCGGCCCCCAAGGCTTGA
- a CDS encoding regulatory protein RecX, with product MDETGRKPREPRDKKPRKVSPRYLENAALHYLKRYSATVTQLKRVLMRRVDRSVRAHGGERAEAVGWVDALVEKLMRNGLINDQAYAETRAHSLRASGRSSRVIAQKLKLKGVAPDVVASKVAQASAELPEEAAARIWARKKRLGPFRRDLATRKDQRQKDLAAMARAGFPFALAKKVIDGTAEEPPDGRV from the coding sequence ATGGATGAAACGGGGCGCAAGCCCCGCGAGCCCCGCGACAAGAAGCCGCGCAAGGTCTCCCCGCGCTACCTGGAGAACGCGGCGCTGCACTACCTCAAGCGCTACTCGGCGACGGTGACGCAGCTCAAGCGCGTGCTGATGCGCCGGGTGGACCGTTCGGTGCGCGCGCACGGCGGGGAGCGTGCCGAGGCGGTGGGCTGGGTGGATGCGCTGGTGGAGAAGCTCATGCGCAACGGGCTCATCAACGATCAGGCCTACGCGGAGACCCGGGCCCACTCGCTCCGGGCCTCGGGCCGCAGCTCCCGGGTGATCGCCCAGAAGCTCAAGCTCAAGGGCGTGGCCCCGGACGTGGTGGCGAGCAAGGTGGCCCAGGCCTCCGCCGAGCTGCCCGAGGAGGCCGCCGCGCGCATCTGGGCGCGCAAGAAGCGCCTGGGGCCCTTCCGGCGCGACCTGGCGACCCGGAAGGACCAGCGCCAGAAGGACCTGGCCGCCATGGCCCGCGCGGGCTTCCCCTTCGCCCTGGCCAAGAAGGTCATCGACGGCACGGCCGAGGAGCCCCCGGACGGGCGCGTCTAG
- a CDS encoding sensor histidine kinase produces MSPHPTESQAVLRVQRKSLHACALFFLVGICFFLVVEKNVTWPLVALQLGCSASFAALAHALGRGWVGPGTTKLGSVFIGMVAATALVHLSGGPASPYFQVFGALPCLIAMFTPEDRLPTLLSGAMTLGAVLLLDTQAGLPPRLIVMQLTGFTLFTALSLFGTRTYRRMGDAKREAQQERVQALERLAESERLRMRAERERAQVERLVLVGQLAAGVAHEVNNPLAYVKANLAHLEREARDAARPLDRAELCEVLAETRQGVLRIQQIVLDLKGFARAGEEEGGGRIEEALQEARRLASVRLGGRGEVRLAMASGLPEVRLGQRHLVQVVLNLLINAMDAVEGADATRLARIDIGARVLGDTVQLEVEDNGPGIASDVLPRLFDPFFTTKPPGKGTGLGLALCREYVLRVGGTLHAENRAQGGARFVLRLPRALAAPVPNRPAERNRASGSVRSVTPLAS; encoded by the coding sequence ATGAGCCCCCACCCCACCGAGTCGCAGGCCGTGCTGCGTGTGCAGCGCAAGAGCCTCCACGCCTGCGCGCTCTTCTTCCTCGTGGGGATCTGCTTCTTCCTGGTGGTGGAGAAGAACGTCACCTGGCCCCTGGTGGCGTTGCAGCTCGGCTGCAGCGCGAGCTTCGCGGCCCTGGCGCACGCCCTGGGCCGGGGCTGGGTGGGCCCGGGGACCACGAAGCTGGGCTCGGTGTTCATCGGCATGGTGGCCGCCACGGCGCTCGTGCACCTGAGCGGGGGCCCGGCGAGCCCCTACTTCCAGGTGTTCGGCGCCCTGCCCTGCCTCATCGCCATGTTCACCCCGGAGGACCGCCTGCCCACGCTGCTCAGCGGGGCGATGACCCTGGGCGCCGTGCTGCTCCTGGACACGCAGGCGGGCCTGCCCCCGCGGCTCATCGTCATGCAGCTCACGGGCTTCACCCTCTTCACCGCCCTGTCCCTGTTCGGCACGCGGACCTACCGGCGCATGGGCGACGCCAAGCGCGAGGCCCAGCAGGAGCGCGTCCAGGCCCTGGAGCGGCTCGCGGAGAGCGAGCGCCTGCGGATGCGCGCCGAGCGCGAGCGCGCGCAGGTGGAGCGGCTGGTGCTCGTGGGGCAGCTCGCCGCGGGCGTGGCGCACGAGGTGAACAACCCCCTGGCCTACGTGAAGGCGAACCTCGCCCACCTGGAGCGCGAGGCGCGCGACGCGGCCCGGCCCCTGGATCGCGCCGAGTTGTGTGAGGTGCTCGCCGAGACGCGCCAGGGCGTCTTGCGCATCCAGCAGATCGTCCTGGACCTCAAGGGCTTCGCGCGCGCGGGCGAGGAGGAAGGCGGCGGGCGGATCGAGGAGGCGCTCCAGGAGGCGCGGCGCCTGGCCTCGGTGCGTCTGGGCGGACGCGGCGAGGTGCGGCTGGCCATGGCCTCCGGGCTTCCCGAGGTGCGGCTGGGGCAGCGGCACCTGGTGCAGGTGGTGCTCAACCTGCTCATCAACGCGATGGACGCGGTGGAGGGCGCCGATGCCACGCGCCTGGCGCGGATCGACATCGGGGCGCGGGTGCTCGGTGACACGGTGCAGTTGGAGGTGGAGGACAACGGGCCGGGCATCGCCTCGGACGTGCTTCCCCGGCTCTTCGACCCCTTCTTCACCACCAAGCCGCCCGGCAAGGGCACGGGGCTGGGATTGGCCCTGTGCCGCGAGTACGTCCTGCGCGTGGGCGGCACACTGCACGCGGAGAACCGCGCCCAGGGCGGTGCCCGCTTCGTCCTACGGCTGCCGCGAGCCCTCGCCGCCCCGGTCCCCAACCGGCCAGCGGAGCGCAACCGGGCGTCCGGGTCGGTCCGGAGTGTTACACCCCTCGCATCATGA